In Planctomycetota bacterium, the sequence AGCACCTGCAGCTCGGCCACTACGCCCCGCCGCCGCGACTGGTCTGCGTCGAAAACACCCACAACTTCGCCGGCGGCGTCTGCTGGCCAACCGATCGCCTCAACGACGTCACGTCCACCGCCAAAGACCTCGGCCTCGCCACGCACCTCGACGGTGCCCGTCTCCTCAACGCCGCCGTCGCCACGGGTGAAAAGCCCGCGACCCTCACCGCCGGCTTCGACTCCGCCTGGATCGACTTCAGCAAGGGCCTCGGCGCCCCCGTCGGCGCGGCCCTCGCCGGCAGCCGCGACTTCATCGACCACGCGCGTCGCTACAAACAGATGTTCGGCGGCGCGATGCGTCAAGCCGGCATCATCGCCGCCGGCGCCTTGCACGCCCTCGACCACCACATCGACCGCCTCGCCGACGACCACGCCAATGCCAAGACCCTCGCCGCCGGCCTCTCCGTCATCGATGGCCTGCGCCTGATCCGCGAGCCGCAGACGAACATCGTCTTCTTCGACGTGACCTCCATGCCCCCCGCCGAGTTCGTCGACCAAATGGCCACACACGGCATCGACCTCTCCCTCCTCCACGGCCGCGTCCGAGCAGTGACGCACCTCGACGTTGACGCCGACGGCATCATGCAGGCCGTCACCGCCGCAGCAGCGTTGATGTCTCGGACGTCCTGAGGCATGGCGACCGCGTTGGAGCAATCGCCAGCGTTCGGGTTTTACTCGAAATCGAATTTCCCCTCGCCGTCCACAGTCAGCGTCAATCCCTGGAATGCCGCGGCGACGTCCGGACTGACCGCGATCGCGATGCCGTTGGCGGTCTTTCGCACATAGGTCTCGGGGACCTCGTCGGTCACCGTGAAGTCCCACATCAGACCGTTCGGGCCAGGGAAGAAATCGAAAACGACGACCGGTGCTTCCAGCTCCGGGACACCGCTCAGCCAGCCCTTGAGGCCCTCCGCGGCTTCGTCAGTAACAACCAGCCCCTTCTGCTTGAAACCGCCTGGGCCGAGTCGTGCGAGGTCACCCATCGTCTGCGCGGTCTGCGGGTCGGCCGGGCCGACGCTTGTGGCCTCAAGCAGGCGACGCGGTTGCGGCAAGCCGTTTTCGGCAACGAGACTCTGCGCAACGACGCGATGGAGCGGCGCGAGCACAGTGAAGTGGTCTCGACCGCGTGGCAAGACGACCGTCATGTCGGCTTTGGGAGCCATCGCTGCCATCCTCCGAGCTGCAGCGGGGTACCCGTCGGCAGAGGCGTCCTCGAGCCCGCCCTCGACGTAGAGCACCGGCACCTTCAGGTGCTCTGCAAACGTAATGGGAGACCGCATCTTGGCTTCCTGCAAGGCCGACGTGTCGAAGGGCTCAACCCCGTACCCGCCGAGCCGCAGGGTGACGACATAGTCCGGAGCGCCGCCAACGCACAGGACGCCCGCGGGCACGTCGGTCAAAGCTGCGGCGATGAGTGCAACGGTTCCACCGGTGCTGTGTCCAGCGACGTAGATCTGCTCGGGGTCGACATCGGGACGCGCGCTGACGTGTTCGACCGCGGCCACAAGATCGTCGGCCTCGCCCAGGAACATCTCGGTCTGACCCGGATTGCCGTTGGTTCCGCGAAAGGTGGGGACGAAGACGACGAGTCTGTCACCGTTGTCGCCGGCCTGGAGGTAGGTCGTGACCGTCTGGTCATTCGCTGGGTCAGCCGCCGAAGGATCGAGGATATCTGGCCCCGTCCCGCTGAAACCGCCCGGAACCCAGATAAGCGCTGGCCGCTTCACGCCGTCATCGCGAACTGGCGTGGCGTAGGCGTGCAGATCACCAAGCTCGGCTCGATAGCTCGTCACCACGACGCCGCTCTCGGCCGGCGGTTGAGGCAGCGGCTCTGCGTCGGCATTGATGTCGCGGAAGACTTCGGTCGTGAAGTCGCCGCGCAGGTCGAGGTCCGTCGGCTCCGCGAAAGCCGGCAACGTGAAGCAAGCGATCGCACAGAGCAGGAGGCGCATGAGGAAGACGATACCGGCTGATCGGTCGTGGCGACACGCT encodes:
- a CDS encoding threonine aldolase family protein — protein: MSLRRVNLYSDTQTQPTPAMREAMARAEVGDEQRRQDPTVEALCDRVAELLGMEAALFLPSGAMCNLVAVKTHTQPGDAVICERQCHIVRAECGGAALVSGVMIEAIDSDDGTFTGDNVRERFEHLQLGHYAPPPRLVCVENTHNFAGGVCWPTDRLNDVTSTAKDLGLATHLDGARLLNAAVATGEKPATLTAGFDSAWIDFSKGLGAPVGAALAGSRDFIDHARRYKQMFGGAMRQAGIIAAGALHALDHHIDRLADDHANAKTLAAGLSVIDGLRLIREPQTNIVFFDVTSMPPAEFVDQMATHGIDLSLLHGRVRAVTHLDVDADGIMQAVTAAAALMSRTS
- a CDS encoding alpha/beta fold hydrolase, with amino-acid sequence MRLLLCAIACFTLPAFAEPTDLDLRGDFTTEVFRDINADAEPLPQPPAESGVVVTSYRAELGDLHAYATPVRDDGVKRPALIWVPGGFSGTGPDILDPSAADPANDQTVTTYLQAGDNGDRLVVFVPTFRGTNGNPGQTEMFLGEADDLVAAVEHVSARPDVDPEQIYVAGHSTGGTVALIAAALTDVPAGVLCVGGAPDYVVTLRLGGYGVEPFDTSALQEAKMRSPITFAEHLKVPVLYVEGGLEDASADGYPAAARRMAAMAPKADMTVVLPRGRDHFTVLAPLHRVVAQSLVAENGLPQPRRLLEATSVGPADPQTAQTMGDLARLGPGGFKQKGLVVTDEAAEGLKGWLSGVPELEAPVVVFDFFPGPNGLMWDFTVTDEVPETYVRKTANGIAIAVSPDVAAAFQGLTLTVDGEGKFDFE